One window from the genome of Cricetulus griseus strain 17A/GY chromosome 2, alternate assembly CriGri-PICRH-1.0, whole genome shotgun sequence encodes:
- the Asb8 gene encoding ankyrin repeat and SOCS box protein 8, whose product MSSSMWYIMQSIQSKYSLSERLIRTIAAIRSFPHDNVEDLIRGGADVNCTHGTLKPLHCACMVSDADCVELLLEKGAEVNALDGYNRTALHYAAEKDEACVEVLLEYGANPNALDGNRDTPLHWAAFKNNHECVRTLLESGASVNALDYNNDTPLSWAAMKGNLESVSILLEYGAEVKVINLKGQTPISRLVALLVRGLGTKKEDSCFELLHRAVGHFELRKNGTMPREVTKDQQLCEKLTVLCSAPGTLKTLARYAVRHSLGPLYLPNAVKGLPLPASLKDYLLLIE is encoded by the exons ATGAGTTCCAGTATGTGGTACATTATGCAGAGCATTCAGAGCAAATACTCCCTCTCAGAACGCCTGATCCGAACAATCGCTGCCATCCGCTCCTTCCCACATGACAACGTAGAGGATCTCATCAGAGGG GGAGCAGATGTGAACTGCACCCACGGCACACTGAAGCCCCTGCACTGCGCCTGCATGGTGTCAGATGCGGACTGTGTGGAGTTACTCCTAGAAAAGGGAGCAGAG GTCAATGCTCTGGATGGTTACAACCGAACAGCCCTCCACTATGCTGCAGAGAAAGATGAGGCTTGTGTGGAGGTCCTGTTGGAATATGGTGCAAACCCCAATGCACTGGATGGCAACAGAGACACCCCGCTTCACTGGGCAGCCTTTAAGAACAATCATGAATGTGTACGCACTCTCCTAGAGAGTGGAGCCTCTGTCAATGCCCTGGATTACAACAACGATACACCACTCAGTTGGGCTGCCATGAAGGGAAATCTTGAGAGTGTCAGCATCCTTCTTGAATATGGTGCTGAGGTCAAAGTCATCAACTTGAAAGGCCAGACACCCATCTCCCGCCTGGTGGCTCTGCTAGTTAGAGGACttggaacaaagaaagaagactCCTGCTTTGAGCTCCTCCATAGAGCTGTTGGACACTTTGAATTAAGGAAAAATGGCACCATGCCAAGAGAAGTGACCAAAGACCAGCAGCTATGTGAAAAACTGACTGTATTGTGCTCAGCACCAGGAACTCTTAAGACACTTGCCCGCTATGCTGTACGCCATAGCCTAGGTCCTCTCTACCTGCCCAATGCGGTGAAAGGTCTTCCACTGCCAGCTTCTTTGAAGGACTACCTATTACTCATAGAATAG